From Papilio machaon chromosome 2, ilPapMach1.1, whole genome shotgun sequence, the proteins below share one genomic window:
- the LOC123721726 gene encoding uncharacterized protein LOC123721726: protein MKDIVELLANEGTIWHFIPPRAPNFGGLWEAAVKSAKTHLVKVVGNSTLTFEEMTTLLSQVEACLNSRPICQLNDNPDDLFPLTPAHFLIGEATMIIPEPDHENTRLSALDRWTLVQKMTQHFWKRWSTEYLQGLQRRQKWQKSSMSPDVGQLVIIKENDLPPAKWLLARILELIPGPDKAVRVVKLKCKSSILTRPINKIILLPRDIKLHEDAHEYLMVGGKNKVLGGRNVGAVSATAQ, encoded by the coding sequence ATGAAAGATATAGTTGAGTTATTAGCGAATGAAGGCACTATCTGGCACTTTATTCCACCGAGAGCCCCCAATTTTGGTGGCCTTTGGGAGGCTGCGGTCAAAAGTGCCAAAACTCATCTTGTTAAGGTCGTTGGAAACTCAACGTTGACATTTGAAGAGATGACAACTCTGCTATCACAGGTCGAAGCGTGTTTAAATTCTAGACCCATCTGTCAACTAAATGATAATCCAGATGATTTGTTTCCACTAACGCCAGCTCATTTCCTCATTGGTGAGGCAACTATGATAATTCCTGAACCAGACCATGAGAATACAAGATTAAGCGCATTAGATAGATGGACCTTAGTACAAAAAATGACGCAACACTTTTGGAAACGCTGGTCAACAGAGTATCTGCAAGGACTACAGAGAAGACAAAAGTGGCAAAAATCTTCAATGTCTCCAGATGTCGGTCAATtggtaattataaaagaaaacgacTTACCTCCAGCCAAATGGTTGTTGGCGCGTATACTAGAACTGATTCCCGGACCTGACAAGGCTGTTAGGGtggttaaattgaaatgtaaatcaTCTATCTTAACAAGGCCtatcaacaaaattattttgttacctagagatattaaattacacgAAGACGCTCACGAATACCTCATGGTGGGCGGAAAGAACAAGGTTCTTGGTGGGCGGAATGTTGGCGCCGTTTCCGCTACAgcacaatag